Proteins from one Bactrocera neohumeralis isolate Rockhampton chromosome 3, APGP_CSIRO_Bneo_wtdbg2-racon-allhic-juicebox.fasta_v2, whole genome shotgun sequence genomic window:
- the LOC126752898 gene encoding gustatory receptor for bitter taste 22e-like: MCSKTTLRVLRQTRQIVADTCISTQFLLSTAHGLFPFKYNSGTRRLTSTKLLNCYWPLINIVIVLIIPYIYILKPQVNQVRFIYDKPLNKLLAHIHYVLGVCTLLVIIIANSYHRKELFSLHNDLVKMQRRQQRWQQKWTVKSNSQIEAFYHNAIIAKSLMSLLQAVSSVGGKLAMNTNASLEYVLYVFFLLVLKNVTLLTVANFHFALLNIYRQLQQVNWNFQEVLRLWSVRAPGVSNIPIEHVTDIAFAALADGAKQPNGSRSFGVSAIADLCRQYVQICRLAKRVCKHYEWPMLLFLIIILFGNVMSTFYFLVYLGGKVVPKEFFSPTLFLQFYLINILDLYCHMLICERSMASSKETGFLLKELTQLKSLPEGLQHEFEMLSIFMAGETVRFRFCGLLEWNFRTGASYMTATILYLIVLVQFDYNNL, translated from the exons ATGTGTTCGAAAACAACGTTGCGAGTATTGCGGCAAACGCGACAAATAGTTGCGGACACGTGCATTTCAACGCAGTTCTTGCTCTCCACTGCACACGGACTCTTCCCATTCAAATACAACTCAGGCACACGACGTTTGACCAGCACAAAATTGCTCAACTGCTATTGGCCTCTGATAAATATTGTAATCGTGTTGATCattccatatatatatattttaaagccgCAAGTGAATCAAGTACGTTTTATCTACGACAAACCGTTGAATAAACTACTCGCTCACATACATTATGTGCTGGGAGTTTGCACTCTGCTCGTGATTATCATAGCGAATTCGTACCATCGGAAGGAGCTCTTCAGCCTGCATAACGATTTGGTGAAAATGCAACGGCGACAGCAGCGCTGGCAACAGAAGTGGACTGTGAAATCGAATAGTCAAATCGAAGCGTTCTATCAcaacgcgattatagccaaaaGCCTAATGTCGCTGCTGCAAGCGGTGTCTAGTGTAGGCGGCAAACTGGCCATGAATACGAATGCGTCATTAGAGTATGTTTTATATGTCTTTTTCCTGCTCGTCTTGAAGAATGTGACACTCTTGACTGTCGCCAATTTCCATTTTGCACTACTCAATATCTACCGACAATTGCAGCAGGTTAATTGGAATTTCCAAGAGGTATTGCGACTATGGAGCGTACGCGCACCAGGTGTGTCCAATATACCGATTGAGCATGTGACCGACATCGCTTTCGCTGCATTGGCGGATGGAGCAAAGCAGCCTAATGGTAGTAGGAGTTTTGGTGTGAGCGCCATAGCCGATTTGTGTCGCCAATATGTGCAGATTTGCCGATTGGCCAAGCGGGTGTGTAAGCATTACGAGTGGCCAATGCTGCTATTTCTCATTATCATCTTGTTTGGCAATGTCATGTCGACATTCTATTTTCTTGTTTACCTGGGTGGCAAGGTGGTACCCAAAGAATTTTTCTCACCCACGCTGTTCCTGCAGTTCTACCTAATCAATATATTGGATTTATACTGTCACATGCTTATTTGTGAACGTTCTATGGCGTCGTCCAAAGAGACGGGTTTCTTGTTAAAGGAATTGACTCAATTGAAAAGCTTGCCAGAGGGGCTACAGCATGAA ttcGAAATGCTTAGCATATTCATGGCAGGCGAAACGGTACGCTTTCGCTTCTGCGGCTTGTTGGAGTGGAATTTTCGCACTGGCGCCAGCTATATGACTGCCACAATTTTGTACTTGATTGTGTTGGTGCAGTTCGATTAcaataatttgtga